One window of the Salvelinus alpinus chromosome 13, SLU_Salpinus.1, whole genome shotgun sequence genome contains the following:
- the LOC139537274 gene encoding cyclic nucleotide-gated cation channel-like, with translation MTGQVADRDLSPHRLSVKTTVEEEPERERAESTLSRVPSECDHDNDDTSSELARVAALDGRNNSRNSFQGRGALSRLVNLVVILREWAHRSLVEEEERPDSFLERFRGPELRTAPSRISNTQPDANGNNTKGRFRKKWGVFVVSPSDDMYYRWLFVIAIAVLYNWILIVARACFDKLQTSNYICWLVLDYLSDALYILDTCVRLRTGFLEQGLLVKDLSKLRDSYVRTFQFKLDVVSILPTDLAYISTGIHTPELRFNRLLRFPRMFEFFDRTETRTNYPNIFRICNLVLYILVIIHWNACIYFAISKSLGFGSDTWVYPNISNPEYGSLTRGYVYCLYWSTLTLTTIGEMPAPVRDEEYLFVVFDFLVGVLIFATIVGNVGSMISNMNATRAEFQARIDAIKHYMHFRRVSKELEARVIKWFDYLWTNKKAVDEQEVLKNLPNKLRAEIAINVHLETLKKVRIFQDCEAGLLVELVLKLRPQVYSPGDYICRKGDIGKEMYIIKEGKLAVVANDGVTQYALLTAGSCFGEISILNIQGSKMGNRRTANIRSIGYSDLFCLSKDDLMEAVTEYPDAKKVLEERGKEILMKEGLLDENAEAGRLGGEDTEEKVERLESSLDTLQTRFARLLSEYTATQQRLKRRITNLERQLCHTGCGILSDADLSDEDSASEAEADTLAAANTVEQGDHGNDEPTESTVQT, from the exons ATGACAGGCCAGGTGGCCGACAGAGACTTGTCCCCCCATCGTCTCTCAGTGAAGACCACTGTGGAGGAggagccagagagggagagagctgagagtacTCTCAGCAG AGTGCCATCAGAATGTGATCATGATAATGATGACACATCCTCAGAGCTGGCACGGGTGGCTGCTCTCGATGGTCGAAACAACTCAAGGAACTCTTTTCAAGGACGGGGAGCTCTGTCTAG attagtGAATTTGGTGGTGATTCTGAGGGAGTGGGCACACAGGAGCCttgtagaggaggaggagcggCCAGACTCTTTCTTGGAACGCTTCCGTGGCCCTGAGCTCAGGACTGCCCCTAGTCGCATCAGCAATACGCAGCCTGATGCCAATGGCAACAATACCAAAGGGAGATTtag GAAAAAATGGGGTGTGTTCGTTGTGTCCCCATCAGACGACATGTACTACCGTTGGCTGTTTGTTATTGCTATAGCTGtgctctacaactggatcctcaTTGTGGCTAG GGCATGCTTTGACAAACTGCAGACAAGCAATTACATCTGCTGGTTGGTGCTGGACTACCTTTCAGACGCTTTGTACATCTTGGACACATGTGTCCGACTCCGCACAG GGTTTCTGGAGCAGGGTCTGCTGGTGAAGGACCTCTCCAAGCTGAGAGACAGCTACGTCCGCACATTTCAGTTCAAGCTGGATGTCGTGTCCATCCTACCCACTGATCTGGCCTACATATCCACAGGAATCCACACCCCAGAGCTCAGATTCAATCGCCTGCTGCGCTTCCCACGCATGTTTGAGTTCTTTGACCGCACTGAGACACGCACAAACTACCCCAACATCTTCCGCATCTGCAACTTGGTGCTCTACATCTTGGTCATCATCCACTGGAACGCCTGCATCTACTTTGCTATTTCCAAATCTCTAGGGTTTGGCTCTGATACCTGGGTGTACCCCAACATCTCCAACCCTGAGTATGGCTCCCTAACCCGGGGCTATGTCTACTGCCTGTACTGGTCCACCCTCACCCTCACCACTATTGGAGAGATGCCTGCACCTGTACGGGATGAGGAGTATCTTTTTGTGGTCTTTGACTTCCTAGTTGGGGTGCTGATCTTTGCCACGATTGTGGGTAATGTTGGCTCCATGATTTCCAACATGAATGCCACACGTGCAGAGTTTCAGGCCCGTATTGATGCCATCAAACACTACATGCACTTCCGCCGGGTCAGCAAGGAGCTGGAAGCACGCGTCATTAAGTGGTTTGACTACCTCTGGACTAATAAGAAAGCAGTGGATGAGCAGGAGGTATTGAAGAACTTGCCTAACAAATTGCGGGCTGAGATCGCCATCAATGTGCACCTGGAGACCCTGAAGAAAGTGCGTATCTTTCAGGACTGTGAGGCTGGACTGTTGGTGGAGCTGGTGCTGAAACTCCGGCCACAGGTCTATAGCCCAGGGGACTACATCTGCCGCAAAGGGGACATAGGGAAGGAGATGTACATCATCAAAGAGGGGAAGCTGGCAGTGGTGGCAAATGACGGGGTCACACAGTACGCCCTCCTCACCGCCGGCAGCTGCTTTGGGGAGATAAGTATCCTCAACATCCAGGGCAGCAAAATGGGAAACCGCAGGACGGCCAATATCCGCAGCATCGGCTATTCTGACCTCTTCTGCCTCTCTAAGGACGACCTGATGGAAGCAGTGACCGAGTACCCGGATGCTAAGAAggtgctggaggagagggggaaggagatcCTTATGAAGGAGGGCCTCCTGGATGAGAATGCAGAGGCTGGCAGACTGGGTGGAGAGGACACTGAGGAGAAGGTGGAGAGGCTGGAGTCCTCTCTGGACACCCTGCAGACGCGCTTCGCCCGCCTGCTCAGCGAGTACACGGCCACACAGCAGCGGCTGAAGCGGCGCATCACCAACCTGGAGCGCCAGCTGTGCCACACGGGCTGCGGGATCCTCTCAGACGCAGACCTTTCTGACGAAGACTCAGCATCTGAGGCTGAGGCAGACACTCTGGCCGCTGCCAATACCGTTGAGCAGGGTGACCATGGAAATGATGAGCCGACTGAATCCACTGTTCAAACTTGA